A single region of the Hyphomonas adhaerens MHS-3 genome encodes:
- the smc gene encoding chromosome segregation protein SMC: MQITELRIAGFKSFVDPQDLPVQPGLTGIVGPNGCGKSNLLEALRWAMGASSARAMRGGEMDDLIFSGSAGRPARETAEVTLILDNSNRTAPPEFNGSDTLEIVRRIRRGAGTSYKLNGRTVRGKDITLLFADASTGANSPALVRQGQISELIGSKPQNRRRILEEAAGIAGLNTRRHEAELKLNAAEANLERLSEVSAEVERQLASLKRQAAKARRYKRLSEEIFALDALVAHLRWHEAKLACETAREKLEETKRQVEEASRQDAVSEAARVEAGEGLAPLREAESLVAAKLGQARIALAKLETERKVAADTHDRLQSEATRLMEDIEREQASKTEAEEALANAKFELSALPVEDETANAETEAQTRAALETARADLVRAEQAADDAQARLSEARARRQATEEQAAAQTRRKAQLTAEAERLRADMAALEDAVTLVSKLKAAKAAEEEAETALQAAERAVEDAEQRLTTARDAETSAQPKRDEAASAVRELEAEIGGLRKLLRKAEGPSAPPVVERIRTRDGYEKAVAAALGDDIEAPTDKAAAMYWGGADAVGQVLPDGATPLSQYTDAPGELAARLSQCGLVDASEGARLADEMKPGQRLVSKEGHLWRWDGFARTPDAPVSAAARLEQQARLEAALAELGPLQETLAAREAEFAAAREARIAAEEALRNCRYEIAPAQRALNMARSTVTEAAQASERAAMKRDTAGEALSRAESELSVVNENLALIAPSDSREQESQLEARLAEARAAVAESRTAEIEARGRLTDITRGREQAAARRQGLERDVQTWTSRIAAASERVGRLLERRSAAAAEALAAKTRPEQLAAEIDAMSAEVASLETERQKAADRLSEKEAAIREAEFAARRASAAASEARESLAGWKVKLETAESRLEESVEIARNNFQRTPEGLLAIAEAGLDEEDMGEFTPRDIERRVEDLRRTRDQLGGVNMEAEEEAAEMEERLGAQVIEREDLTKAIAKLRQGVEALNEEGRDRLIKAFEQVNEHFKALFTALFRGGQAELRLVDADDPLQAGLEIFAQPPGKKLGTLNLMSGGEQALTAAALIFAVFLSRPAPICVLDEVDAPLDDANVDRFCNMLNEMRQRTDTRFVVITHNPVTMSRMDRLFGVTMREQGVSKLVSVDLQAAEELVAAE, from the coding sequence ATGCAGATAACTGAACTTCGCATTGCCGGCTTCAAGTCGTTCGTCGATCCGCAGGATTTGCCCGTCCAACCGGGCCTGACCGGGATTGTCGGACCGAATGGCTGTGGCAAGTCCAATCTCCTCGAAGCCTTGCGCTGGGCCATGGGGGCGAGCTCCGCCCGGGCCATGCGCGGCGGGGAGATGGACGACCTCATCTTCTCCGGCTCAGCCGGACGTCCGGCCCGCGAGACTGCTGAGGTCACGCTGATCCTCGACAATTCGAACCGGACGGCGCCGCCGGAATTCAATGGGTCCGACACGCTGGAAATCGTGCGGCGCATCCGCCGGGGCGCCGGGACATCTTACAAGCTGAACGGGCGCACGGTTCGCGGGAAGGACATCACGCTCCTGTTCGCGGATGCCTCCACGGGTGCGAACTCCCCGGCGCTGGTCCGTCAGGGGCAGATCTCTGAACTGATCGGCTCGAAGCCGCAGAACCGCCGCCGCATCCTAGAGGAAGCGGCCGGGATCGCGGGCCTCAACACACGCCGCCACGAAGCAGAGCTGAAGCTGAATGCCGCGGAGGCCAACCTTGAACGCCTGTCCGAAGTCTCCGCCGAGGTCGAGCGCCAGCTGGCCAGCCTGAAGCGGCAGGCGGCGAAAGCCCGCCGTTACAAGAGACTGTCGGAAGAGATCTTCGCACTCGACGCACTGGTCGCGCATCTGCGCTGGCATGAGGCGAAACTCGCTTGCGAAACCGCGCGGGAAAAACTCGAAGAGACGAAACGCCAGGTAGAGGAAGCCTCCCGCCAGGATGCAGTGTCTGAAGCAGCCCGCGTCGAAGCCGGCGAAGGCCTCGCTCCATTGCGCGAAGCGGAAAGCCTCGTCGCGGCAAAGCTCGGTCAGGCGCGGATCGCGCTGGCCAAACTGGAAACCGAACGCAAGGTCGCCGCCGATACGCATGACCGGCTGCAATCGGAAGCCACCCGCCTGATGGAAGACATCGAGCGCGAGCAGGCCTCCAAGACCGAAGCGGAAGAAGCGCTGGCCAACGCGAAGTTTGAACTCTCGGCCCTGCCGGTCGAGGACGAAACCGCCAATGCCGAAACCGAGGCCCAGACCCGCGCCGCTCTTGAAACCGCCCGGGCCGACCTTGTCCGCGCCGAGCAGGCCGCCGACGACGCACAGGCACGCCTGTCCGAAGCCCGCGCCCGCCGTCAGGCCACGGAAGAACAAGCCGCCGCCCAGACCCGCCGCAAGGCACAGCTGACCGCAGAGGCCGAGCGCCTGCGCGCCGACATGGCCGCCCTGGAAGATGCTGTCACACTTGTCAGCAAGCTGAAGGCGGCAAAGGCGGCCGAGGAAGAAGCGGAAACCGCCCTTCAGGCCGCTGAGCGCGCCGTCGAAGACGCGGAACAACGCCTCACCACCGCGCGCGATGCCGAGACCAGCGCGCAGCCCAAACGCGATGAGGCGGCGAGCGCCGTCCGCGAACTGGAAGCCGAGATCGGCGGGCTACGCAAACTGCTTCGCAAGGCGGAAGGGCCGAGCGCGCCGCCCGTCGTGGAACGCATCCGGACACGTGACGGCTATGAAAAGGCGGTCGCGGCGGCGCTTGGTGATGACATCGAAGCCCCGACCGACAAGGCCGCTGCCATGTACTGGGGCGGCGCCGACGCGGTTGGGCAGGTCCTGCCGGACGGGGCCACACCGCTGTCTCAGTACACGGACGCGCCGGGTGAACTTGCCGCCCGCCTGTCACAGTGCGGGCTGGTCGATGCCTCAGAAGGCGCTCGCCTCGCCGATGAGATGAAGCCCGGACAGCGCCTCGTCTCCAAGGAAGGCCATCTCTGGCGCTGGGACGGGTTTGCCCGCACGCCGGATGCGCCGGTCAGTGCTGCGGCCCGCCTCGAACAGCAGGCCCGCCTCGAAGCGGCGCTCGCCGAACTGGGCCCGCTCCAGGAAACGCTGGCCGCACGCGAAGCGGAATTCGCCGCCGCCCGAGAGGCCCGGATCGCCGCAGAAGAAGCACTGCGCAATTGCCGCTATGAAATCGCCCCGGCCCAGCGCGCACTGAACATGGCCCGCAGCACGGTCACCGAAGCCGCGCAGGCCTCCGAACGGGCCGCAATGAAACGCGATACGGCTGGCGAAGCCCTGTCGCGGGCCGAGTCGGAACTCTCTGTCGTCAATGAAAACCTTGCCCTGATCGCGCCGTCCGACAGCCGCGAGCAGGAAAGCCAGCTGGAAGCCCGCCTGGCCGAAGCCCGGGCCGCCGTTGCCGAATCGCGCACCGCCGAAATCGAAGCGCGCGGCCGCCTGACCGACATCACCCGCGGCCGCGAACAGGCCGCCGCCCGGCGTCAGGGACTGGAACGTGATGTCCAGACCTGGACCAGCCGCATCGCTGCCGCGTCCGAACGTGTGGGCCGCCTGCTGGAGCGCCGCTCTGCGGCAGCCGCCGAAGCGCTGGCTGCAAAGACCCGGCCGGAACAGCTCGCGGCCGAGATCGACGCGATGTCCGCCGAGGTCGCCTCGCTGGAAACAGAACGCCAGAAAGCGGCGGACCGTCTGTCCGAAAAGGAAGCCGCGATCCGCGAAGCTGAGTTTGCGGCCCGACGCGCCTCCGCCGCCGCCTCAGAGGCGCGCGAATCCCTCGCCGGCTGGAAAGTGAAACTCGAAACCGCGGAAAGCCGGCTCGAAGAATCGGTCGAGATCGCCCGCAACAATTTCCAGCGCACGCCCGAAGGCCTGCTGGCCATCGCGGAAGCCGGGCTCGACGAAGAGGATATGGGCGAGTTCACGCCCCGCGACATCGAGCGCCGGGTTGAAGACCTGCGCCGCACCCGCGACCAGCTGGGCGGCGTGAACATGGAAGCCGAGGAAGAAGCGGCCGAAATGGAAGAACGCCTCGGCGCACAGGTCATCGAGCGGGAAGACCTCACCAAGGCCATCGCCAAGCTGCGCCAGGGCGTCGAAGCGCTGAACGAGGAAGGCCGCGACCGCCTCATCAAGGCGTTCGAACAGGTGAACGAGCACTTCAAGGCCCTGTTCACGGCGCTGTTCCGCGGCGGCCAGGCAGAATTGCGCCTCGTCGATGCCGATGATCCGCTGCAGGCGGGCCTCGAAATCTTCGCCCAGCCGCCCGGAAAGAAGCTGGGCACGCTGAACCTGATGTCCGGCGGCGAGCAGGCGCTGACGGCAGCGGCGCTGATCTTCGCGGTGTTCCTCTCGCGTCCGGCCCCGATCTGCGTGCTGGACGAGGTGGACGCCCCGCTGGATGACGCGAATGTCGACCGCTTCTGCAACATGCTGAACGAGATGCGCCAGCGCACGGATACCCGTTTTGTCGTCATCACCCACAACCCTGTCACGATGAGCCGGATGGACCGACTTTTCGGGGTTACGATGCGTGAACAGGGCGTTTCAAAGCTGGTTTCTGTGGACCTGCAGGCCGCCGAAGAGCTTGTTGCGGCGGAGTAG
- a CDS encoding thioredoxin domain-containing protein: MNLLSRRSALAAVSALMLAACGGGDGGSATGVPSISKGDHVKGSESAPITIIEYASPTCPACKYFHDDILPALSEKYVVTGKVKFVFREFPIHEPDVPSYVLAMCAGDGQFFDVLDDLFANQVGVVTAAQNGTLKGALQTIGKRHGIETTAQFDACMENRDYRTALADKYQVATEKWGVDSTPTFIINGEKHLFGGEFGSAEGFSKYIDGLLGEDAPADDTETAAPAEDTAPQPTAAGDDAGVPETTDQP; this comes from the coding sequence ATGAACCTTCTCTCGAGACGCTCCGCCCTGGCCGCTGTTTCGGCGCTGATGCTTGCTGCTTGTGGCGGCGGCGATGGCGGCTCTGCAACCGGTGTTCCTTCGATCTCGAAGGGCGACCATGTTAAAGGCTCGGAGAGCGCCCCGATCACGATCATCGAATACGCATCGCCGACCTGCCCGGCCTGCAAATACTTCCATGACGACATTCTTCCGGCACTGAGCGAAAAATACGTCGTTACCGGCAAGGTGAAGTTCGTCTTCCGCGAATTCCCGATCCACGAACCGGACGTGCCGTCCTATGTACTGGCCATGTGCGCCGGGGACGGCCAGTTCTTCGACGTGCTGGATGACCTGTTCGCAAATCAGGTGGGCGTCGTTACCGCCGCCCAGAACGGTACGCTGAAAGGCGCGCTGCAGACGATCGGCAAGCGTCACGGTATCGAGACCACGGCCCAGTTCGACGCCTGTATGGAAAACCGCGACTATCGCACCGCGCTGGCCGACAAGTATCAGGTCGCCACGGAGAAGTGGGGCGTCGACTCGACCCCGACTTTCATCATCAATGGCGAGAAACACCTGTTCGGCGGTGAGTTCGGATCGGCCGAAGGCTTCTCGAAATATATTGATGGCCTGCTGGGCGAAGATGCCCCGGCCGACGACACCGAAACGGCCGCTCCGGCTGAAGACACCGCCCCCCAGCCGACCGCCGCTGGCGATGATGCAGGCGTGCCGGAAACCACAGACCAACCATAA
- a CDS encoding thioredoxin domain-containing protein gives MSGLTRRLAIAALACVTLAAPAMAQDASTEPDTAMELGWVEGQADAPVTVIEYFSPTCSHCKEFAEDILPIVEETYISTGKVRFIMREWVRNSVDRTILTQARCLPKKNGLSYLKDIFARQEEIFVAAQVGTLPGTLQIVGTPYGITDREKLDACYQDMDIRFDMLEVEKSAEKYDIHATPTFIVDGTVHPATKAMMTPEGFTAFLDAELAKAAPETN, from the coding sequence ATGTCAGGACTGACCCGACGCCTCGCCATCGCCGCGCTCGCTTGCGTCACCCTTGCCGCGCCTGCCATGGCCCAGGACGCATCAACGGAACCAGATACCGCGATGGAGCTTGGCTGGGTGGAAGGCCAGGCCGATGCGCCTGTCACCGTCATCGAGTATTTCTCGCCGACCTGCAGCCACTGCAAGGAGTTCGCGGAAGACATCCTGCCGATCGTTGAAGAGACCTACATCTCCACCGGCAAGGTGCGCTTCATCATGCGCGAATGGGTCCGCAACTCGGTCGACAGGACGATCCTGACCCAGGCCCGCTGCCTGCCGAAGAAAAACGGCCTCTCCTACCTCAAAGACATCTTCGCCCGTCAGGAGGAGATCTTTGTCGCCGCGCAGGTCGGGACGCTTCCGGGCACACTGCAGATTGTGGGCACGCCCTACGGGATTACCGACAGGGAGAAACTGGACGCCTGCTATCAGGACATGGATATCCGTTTTGACATGCTGGAAGTCGAAAAATCGGCGGAGAAATATGACATTCACGCCACGCCGACCTTCATTGTCGACGGCACAGTCCATCCGGCCACCAAAGCCATGATGACGCCGGAAGGCTTCACCGCTTTCCTCGACGCGGAACTGGCCAAAGCCGCCCCTGAAACCAACTGA
- a CDS encoding DUF721 domain-containing protein encodes MVTRSSIDPIEEARARVRLRYMRGRAATPGMSKVGVAAERLTRKSGAKKLPPIQVLKRRWREIAGEQLYKFCRPERLSGGKDGRVLTLRVLPQAAPMVQHQSETIRQRVSVAAGGDVISIKLVQGALTTTETVKPRRVIRPLTPKERADLEASTAGIQDKGLRQAIVALGAAMLTADNPRNTRD; translated from the coding sequence ATGGTGACCAGATCAAGCATCGATCCCATCGAGGAGGCCCGCGCGCGGGTGCGCCTGCGCTATATGCGGGGCCGGGCAGCCACGCCGGGCATGTCAAAGGTCGGCGTGGCGGCTGAACGCCTGACCCGCAAGTCCGGCGCGAAAAAGTTGCCGCCGATCCAGGTCCTGAAACGCCGCTGGCGGGAGATTGCCGGAGAGCAGCTCTACAAATTCTGCCGCCCCGAACGCCTCAGCGGCGGCAAGGACGGGCGGGTGCTGACCCTGCGCGTCCTGCCCCAGGCGGCACCGATGGTTCAGCACCAGTCGGAGACCATCCGCCAGCGCGTCTCCGTCGCGGCGGGCGGCGATGTGATTTCGATCAAACTGGTTCAGGGCGCCCTGACGACCACCGAAACCGTCAAGCCGCGCCGCGTCATCCGCCCGCTGACCCCAAAAGAGCGCGCTGACCTCGAAGCGAGCACGGCCGGCATTCAGGACAAAGGGCTGCGACAGGCAATTGTTGCGCTCGGCGCTGCCATGCTAACCGCTGACAATCCAAGGAACACACGGGATTGA
- the mutY gene encoding A/G-specific adenine glycosylase — translation MMTTGRQAVPKHEDLNKLPADLLAWFDRHGRDLPWRMALGERRDPYRVWLAEIMLQQTTIPHGTPYFHKFTDRWPSVEALAAAKDEEVMTAWAGLGYYARARNLLKCAREIAERGSWPETAVELKKLPGIGPYTAGAIAAIAFNQPAAAVDGNVDRVFARLLALKGDWAQEKKRLHKEVERLVPEGRPGDFAEALMDLGATVCTPTKPNCLICPVSGYCRAKAEGEPERYPIKPPKKAKPVRRGAAYVAIHKGDVLLQRRPDKGLLGGMAGLPTSDWVEGERSDPVPPFKASWEEIGEVRHVFTHFDLRLTVQRADLPRRPKADGFWVPLDEVEGLPSVFAKAFRLAIAGK, via the coding sequence ATGATGACAACGGGAAGGCAGGCTGTGCCGAAACACGAGGATTTGAACAAACTGCCTGCAGATCTGCTTGCCTGGTTCGACCGGCATGGGCGCGACCTGCCCTGGCGCATGGCGCTGGGCGAGCGGCGCGATCCCTACCGTGTCTGGCTGGCCGAGATCATGCTGCAGCAGACGACCATCCCCCACGGCACGCCGTATTTCCACAAATTTACAGACCGCTGGCCAAGCGTGGAGGCACTGGCCGCGGCGAAGGATGAGGAGGTCATGACGGCCTGGGCCGGGCTCGGTTATTATGCCCGGGCCCGGAACCTGCTGAAATGTGCGCGGGAGATTGCGGAACGTGGCAGCTGGCCGGAGACGGCGGTGGAGCTGAAAAAGCTGCCGGGGATCGGCCCTTATACGGCAGGCGCTATTGCCGCGATTGCGTTCAATCAGCCAGCCGCCGCGGTAGACGGGAATGTCGACCGGGTCTTTGCGCGCCTCCTGGCCCTCAAAGGCGACTGGGCGCAGGAGAAAAAACGCCTCCACAAGGAAGTGGAACGGCTTGTTCCGGAAGGCCGTCCGGGGGACTTTGCCGAGGCGCTGATGGACCTCGGCGCGACCGTGTGCACGCCCACAAAGCCGAACTGCCTGATCTGTCCGGTGTCCGGCTATTGCCGCGCCAAGGCGGAAGGCGAACCGGAACGCTACCCCATCAAGCCGCCGAAGAAGGCGAAGCCCGTCCGGCGCGGCGCTGCTTATGTGGCGATCCACAAGGGCGACGTCCTGCTGCAGCGGCGGCCGGACAAGGGCCTGCTCGGCGGCATGGCCGGCCTGCCGACCAGCGACTGGGTGGAAGGCGAACGGTCAGATCCTGTCCCGCCCTTCAAGGCAAGCTGGGAAGAGATCGGCGAAGTCCGCCACGTCTTCACGCATTTCGACCTGCGCCTCACCGTGCAGCGGGCAGACCTGCCGCGCCGCCCGAAGGCCGACGGCTTCTGGGTGCCGCTGGATGAGGTGGAGGGCCTGCCCAGCGTCTTTGCCAAGGCGTTCCGGCTGGCGATTGCGGGCAAATAG
- a CDS encoding LysE family translocator produces MIALLVFLFPLAYSPGPGNMFFAANGARFGVRATIPASAGYHLATWIVTVAIGFGFMATLERLPGLFVAIKWAGSAYVLYLAWKLFRAGAVETVEDARPAGFMDGAVLLVLNPKAYVIIALMFSQFLNGSGGSHTGAVLWITTVFTLNNLVAFTVWTLIGDRIAAQFSEERHAHLLNRLFGLVLAGVAIWMMVG; encoded by the coding sequence ATGATTGCATTGCTCGTCTTCCTGTTCCCGCTCGCCTACAGCCCCGGCCCGGGAAACATGTTCTTTGCGGCCAATGGGGCCCGCTTCGGTGTTCGGGCCACCATCCCGGCCAGTGCGGGCTATCACCTCGCCACATGGATCGTGACGGTGGCTATTGGGTTCGGGTTTATGGCAACGCTGGAACGTTTGCCGGGTCTGTTCGTGGCGATCAAATGGGCGGGGTCGGCCTATGTACTCTATCTCGCCTGGAAGCTGTTCCGGGCTGGCGCGGTCGAGACTGTCGAAGATGCGCGACCGGCGGGGTTCATGGACGGGGCGGTTCTGCTGGTCCTGAATCCGAAAGCCTATGTCATCATTGCCCTGATGTTCAGCCAGTTCCTGAACGGGTCAGGCGGCTCCCATACCGGCGCCGTGCTTTGGATCACGACCGTGTTCACGCTCAACAATCTCGTGGCCTTCACGGTGTGGACGCTGATCGGAGACAGGATCGCGGCCCAGTTCAGCGAGGAACGCCATGCGCACCTGCTGAACAGGCTGTTCGGCCTTGTCCTGGCAGGTGTCGCCATCTGGATGATGGTGGGCTGA
- a CDS encoding site-specific DNA-methyltransferase: protein MELQKNVIMQGDCIDILSRLPDRSVDLVFADPPYNLQLGGGLTRPDQSTVDGVDDDWDKFDSFDAYDLFCHQWLEECRRVLKDDGAIWVIGSYHNIFRVGAILQDQGFWIQNDVIWLKSNPMPNFKGTRFQNAHETLIWAGKSERSKCTFNYDALKVFNEDKQMRSDWLIPLCTGGERLKDEDGKKAHPTQKPESLLHRVLLATTNPGDTVLDPFSGTGTTAAAAKRLGRNYIGIERDETYARLSRARLKSIQPIDGEALETEKSKKSLPRVPFGALLDSGWLKPGDRLFSPQRRYQARIRVDGSLTTGNHSGSIHRLGAHVQQAPACNGWTYWHYETEKRDLAPIDLLRRRYREEMGLN, encoded by the coding sequence ATGGAATTGCAAAAGAACGTCATCATGCAGGGCGACTGCATCGATATCCTTTCCCGCCTGCCGGACCGGTCGGTGGACCTCGTCTTTGCGGACCCGCCTTACAACCTCCAGCTTGGCGGCGGCCTGACCCGTCCGGACCAGTCGACCGTCGATGGCGTGGACGATGACTGGGACAAGTTCGACAGTTTCGACGCCTACGATCTGTTCTGCCACCAATGGCTGGAAGAATGCCGCCGCGTCCTGAAGGATGACGGCGCGATCTGGGTGATCGGCTCGTATCACAACATCTTCCGCGTCGGCGCGATCCTGCAGGATCAGGGCTTCTGGATCCAGAATGACGTGATCTGGCTGAAGTCGAACCCGATGCCGAATTTCAAGGGCACCCGTTTCCAGAACGCGCACGAAACGCTGATCTGGGCCGGCAAGTCCGAACGCTCCAAATGCACCTTCAATTATGACGCGCTGAAAGTCTTCAACGAGGACAAGCAGATGCGGTCCGACTGGCTGATCCCGCTTTGCACAGGCGGCGAGCGGCTGAAGGATGAGGACGGCAAGAAGGCCCACCCGACGCAGAAGCCGGAAAGCCTGCTGCACCGCGTCCTGCTGGCGACGACCAATCCCGGCGACACCGTGCTCGACCCGTTCTCCGGCACCGGCACCACCGCCGCCGCCGCAAAACGCCTCGGCCGCAACTATATCGGCATCGAGCGCGACGAAACTTATGCCCGCCTGTCCCGTGCGCGGCTGAAATCCATCCAGCCCATCGACGGCGAAGCGCTGGAAACCGAGAAGAGCAAGAAGTCCCTGCCGCGCGTGCCGTTCGGCGCGCTGCTGGACAGCGGCTGGCTGAAGCCGGGCGACCGCCTGTTCAGCCCGCAGCGCCGCTACCAGGCGCGCATCCGCGTCGACGGCTCGCTGACGACGGGCAACCATTCCGGCTCGATCCACCGCCTCGGCGCCCATGTCCAGCAGGCCCCGGCCTGCAATGGCTGGACCTATTGGCACTATGAGACCGAAAAGCGCGACCTTGCGCCGATCGACCTGCTGCGCCGGCGCTATCGCGAAGAAATGGGGCTGAACTAG
- a CDS encoding trimeric intracellular cation channel family protein, with the protein MIIDLDLILSFANPIGAFVFALSGGIVAVRNKMDIFGAVVLAIITAVGGGTIRDIILNQPVFWLYDAVIIWCAIAGGLMAFFLHSFVDAFKPIRWADALGLAIFAIAGAAKTASLGHDPLFVVIMGILTGTGGGVLRDVVANRDPLLLKEEIYATAAMVGAGLYAALHFSGVPEGWAFAAGGLVAFVLRGAALVFGWHLPKSQL; encoded by the coding sequence ATGATAATCGACCTCGATCTCATCCTCTCCTTCGCCAACCCCATTGGTGCGTTCGTGTTCGCCCTGTCCGGCGGCATTGTTGCCGTGCGCAACAAGATGGACATTTTCGGTGCCGTCGTGCTGGCGATCATCACGGCTGTCGGTGGCGGCACGATCCGCGACATCATCCTGAACCAGCCGGTTTTCTGGCTGTATGATGCGGTGATCATCTGGTGCGCCATTGCGGGTGGGTTGATGGCGTTTTTCCTGCACAGTTTTGTCGATGCATTCAAACCGATCCGCTGGGCCGACGCCCTGGGCCTCGCCATCTTCGCGATTGCCGGCGCCGCCAAGACTGCCAGCCTAGGGCACGATCCGCTGTTCGTGGTGATCATGGGCATCCTGACCGGAACGGGCGGCGGCGTGCTGCGCGATGTCGTCGCGAACCGTGATCCGCTGTTGCTGAAGGAAGAGATCTACGCAACCGCTGCGATGGTGGGCGCGGGTCTGTATGCCGCGCTGCATTTCTCGGGCGTTCCGGAGGGCTGGGCGTTTGCGGCCGGCGGGCTGGTCGCGTTTGTTTTGCGCGGGGCCGCGCTGGTCTTCGGCTGGCACCTGCCGAAGAGCCAGCTGTAA